From the Scylla paramamosain isolate STU-SP2022 chromosome 15, ASM3559412v1, whole genome shotgun sequence genome, one window contains:
- the LOC135107419 gene encoding transmembrane protein 129-like isoform X1 translates to MISGVLMISLIYWMCGLMVVFPPCAAVAAGFTIEGLLDQWLGSESITFIQYHMRRTAVTCILHSMLLPGYVVTLMMTKPWIFDFLDVHYHSQASTLLLLASLLPSAVVGWIVSNWWSSGWHKHPLATSLVVYAPNNSPDAWKSVAADINTEYRRVDKFTSGVSSVYRVVATDNWLMKVTTYRVQLIHLRDAVLSLEGSHITQGPVRATPTPAQQLTINVMSVREGVPAFCIRLSSVEFGELELKAVNPIVNARQIVIQQSLSDLFLETFTKTIRLNPTATPPSSKERQLCFGCMQTPANVSLERRCNATGSSTGCQECRCRPMWCVSCLGKWFASRQDQHHPESWLASRAPCPTCRSTFCLLDVSLIA, encoded by the exons ATGATATCTGGAGTGCTAATGATATCGCTGATATACTGGATGTGTGGCTTGATGGTGGTGTTCCCCCCATgtgcagcagtagcagcaggatTCACCATAGAGGGACTGCTGGATCAATGGTTGGGGAGCGAGTCCATCACCTTCATCCAGTACCACATGCGCAGGACAGCTGTGACCTGTATTCTCCACTCCATGCTGCTGCCTG GATATGTGGTGACTTTAATGATGACCAAGCCATGGATTTTTGATTTCCTGGATGTGCACTACCACTCTCAAGCCTCCACCCTTCTTCTCCTGGCATCTTTACTCCCAAGTGCTGTTGTGGGCTGGATTGTGTCtaactggtggagcagtggatGGCATAAGCACCCTCTAGCAACCAGTCTTGTAGTCTATGCCCCAAACAACTCTCCAGATGCATGGAAGTCTGTGGCAGCTGATATCAACACTGAGTACAGGAG GGTGGACAAATTTACCAGTGGTGTATCAAGTGTGTACAGAGTGGTGGCCACAGACAACTGGCTGATGAAGGTGACAACTTATCGAGTACAGTTGATTCACTTGAGGGATGCTGTGCTCTCTCTGGAGGGCAGCCACATCACTCAGGGCCCAGTACGTGCAACACCCACACCTGCACAGCAGCTGACCATCAATGTCATGTCTGTCAGGGAAGGAGTACCTGCTTTCTGCATCAG GCTCAGTTCTGTGGAGTTTGGTGAGCTTGAGCTTAAAGCAGTCAATCCAATTGTCAATGCCCGCCAGATTGTCATCCAGCAGAGCCTTTCTGACCTCTTCCTGGAGACCTTCACTAAGACCATCCGCCTCAACCCTACAGCCACACCACCCTCCAGT aaggaGAGGCAACTCTGCTTTGGTTGTATGCAGACCCCTGCAAATGTAAGTTTGGAGCGACGCTGTAATGCCACAGGGAGCAGTACTGGATGTCAGGAATGCCGCTGTCGACCTATGTGGTGTGTGTCCTGCCTTGGTAAATG GTTTGCCTCCCGTCAAGATCAGCACCACCCTGAGTCATGGCTGGCTTCCCGCGCTCCCTGCCCAACCTGCCGCTCCACTTTCTGCCTGTTGGATGTCTCTCTCATAGCGTAG
- the LOC135107419 gene encoding transmembrane protein 129-like isoform X2, translating into MISGVLMISLIYWMCGLMVVFPPCAAVAAGFTIEGLLDQWLGSESITFIQYHMRRTAVTCILHSMLLPGYVVTLMMTKPWIFDFLDVHYHSQASTLLLLASLLPSAVVGWIVSNWWSSGWHKHPLATSLVVYAPNNSPDAWKSVAADINTEYRRVDKFTSGVSSVYRVVATDNWLMKVTTYRVQLIHLRDAVLSLEGSHITQGPVRATPTPAQQLTINVMSVREGVPAFCIRLSSVEFGELELKAVNPIVNARQIVIQQSLSDLFLETFTKTIRLNPTATPPSSERQLCFGCMQTPANVSLERRCNATGSSTGCQECRCRPMWCVSCLGKWFASRQDQHHPESWLASRAPCPTCRSTFCLLDVSLIA; encoded by the exons ATGATATCTGGAGTGCTAATGATATCGCTGATATACTGGATGTGTGGCTTGATGGTGGTGTTCCCCCCATgtgcagcagtagcagcaggatTCACCATAGAGGGACTGCTGGATCAATGGTTGGGGAGCGAGTCCATCACCTTCATCCAGTACCACATGCGCAGGACAGCTGTGACCTGTATTCTCCACTCCATGCTGCTGCCTG GATATGTGGTGACTTTAATGATGACCAAGCCATGGATTTTTGATTTCCTGGATGTGCACTACCACTCTCAAGCCTCCACCCTTCTTCTCCTGGCATCTTTACTCCCAAGTGCTGTTGTGGGCTGGATTGTGTCtaactggtggagcagtggatGGCATAAGCACCCTCTAGCAACCAGTCTTGTAGTCTATGCCCCAAACAACTCTCCAGATGCATGGAAGTCTGTGGCAGCTGATATCAACACTGAGTACAGGAG GGTGGACAAATTTACCAGTGGTGTATCAAGTGTGTACAGAGTGGTGGCCACAGACAACTGGCTGATGAAGGTGACAACTTATCGAGTACAGTTGATTCACTTGAGGGATGCTGTGCTCTCTCTGGAGGGCAGCCACATCACTCAGGGCCCAGTACGTGCAACACCCACACCTGCACAGCAGCTGACCATCAATGTCATGTCTGTCAGGGAAGGAGTACCTGCTTTCTGCATCAG GCTCAGTTCTGTGGAGTTTGGTGAGCTTGAGCTTAAAGCAGTCAATCCAATTGTCAATGCCCGCCAGATTGTCATCCAGCAGAGCCTTTCTGACCTCTTCCTGGAGACCTTCACTAAGACCATCCGCCTCAACCCTACAGCCACACCACCCTCCAGT gaGAGGCAACTCTGCTTTGGTTGTATGCAGACCCCTGCAAATGTAAGTTTGGAGCGACGCTGTAATGCCACAGGGAGCAGTACTGGATGTCAGGAATGCCGCTGTCGACCTATGTGGTGTGTGTCCTGCCTTGGTAAATG GTTTGCCTCCCGTCAAGATCAGCACCACCCTGAGTCATGGCTGGCTTCCCGCGCTCCCTGCCCAACCTGCCGCTCCACTTTCTGCCTGTTGGATGTCTCTCTCATAGCGTAG
- the LOC135107418 gene encoding uncharacterized protein LOC135107418 isoform X2 has translation MKLIHETNQGHIGIVKTKSRIAMKYYWHGMSQDVINYITFCQTCQQSEKFKRHAHTSSQKVSDPLEVEEMDLSENLASAEGKPDVTKLPFKNVRVQMRKASDYVTCFVPTCMNTTRTAPGKWFIAVPRNKTKRRDWWLSVGRSFPVLKNDYYCCEDHFNLEEDTTNYLYTKMMGGKLTIKKGVVPHIFHCHEEYLPQEDIIKLLKENLSETSSLEDNDDAERCEAHILEPLVKHVGVQTSKLHFRNELSDEWIEFDQDASILSCLTQYDELQRRVSSNNSSISVFSDPLETYESMSDLAHSSINESDDEEEEEEFEDPAVLLATGKGTQLMKLLRKYRKEKKFSSAPLRECQSSPATRRQCPVDDAPQCMTQTSDQHTTLEKSEVLPQHDPFAISIEGVTYRSIFKSHEEDALSMYIAKECVDKAFVTISVLCNKVYDFCVMYDISRPPAWDLNQSADNEWFQGFMRRHPFYNWNTVINNNESRILKPCDKLIDKIEFISVPQTPTEENEEDKKSVLCDIALDHNYALSTIPQPL, from the exons ATGAAGCTCATCCATGAAACCAATCAGGGTCACATTGGCATTGTGAAAACAAAGAGTAGGATTGCCATGAAGTATTACTGGCATGGCATGTCACAGGATGTCATTAATTAT ATAACATTTTGCCAAACATGCCAGCAATCAGAGAAATTCAAAAGACATGCTCATACTTCGAGTCAAAAGGTGTCTGACCCCTTGGAAGTTGAGGAGATGGATCTGAGTG AAAATTTGGCAAGTGCAGAGGGCAAACCAGATGTTACTAAGCTTCCTTTCAAGAATGTGAGAGTACAG ATGCGTAAGGCAAGTGACTACGTTACCTGCTTTGTACCAACGTGCATGAACACTACAAGGACAGCACCAGGCAAATGGTTTATAGCTGTACCCAGAAACAAGACCAAAAGGAGGGACTGGTGGCTCAGTGTTGGCCGTAGCTTTCCTGTGCTGAAAAATGACTATTACTGCTGTGAAGACCATTTTAAT CTTGAAGAAGATACTACAAACTACCTTTACACAAAGATGATGGGTGGGAAgcttacaataaaaaaaggtgTCGTTCCTCACATATTTCACTGCCATGAGGAATATCTGCCACAGGAAGATATTATAAAACTACTTAAAGAGAATCTCTCAG aAACTTCAAGTttggaggataatgatgatgctgaGAGATGTGAAGCACACATTTTAGAGCCTCTTGTCAAGCACGTTGGAGTACAG aCTTCCAAGTTGCACTTTAGGAATGAACTTTCTGACGAGTGGATAGAGTTTGATCAAGATGCATCAATCCTCTCCTGCTTGACTCAGTATGATG AACTACAAAGAAGAGTTTCATCAAACAACTCATCAATCAGTGTCTTCAGTGATCCCTTGGAAACTTATGAATCCATGTCAGATTTGGCTCACAGTTCTATAAATGaaagtgatgatgaagaagaagaagaagaatttgaagATCCTGCTGTTCTCCTTGCAACAG gTAAAGGAACTCAGTTGATGAAGCTTCTGAGGAAGtacagaaaggagaagaaattcTCATCAGCTCCATTACGAGAGTGCCAATCATCTCCAGCAACGAGAAGGCA GTGTCCAGTAGATGATGCTCCACAATGTATG aCACAGACTAGTGATCAGCATACCACTTTGGAGAAAAGTGAAGTTCTTCCTCAGCATGACCCTTTTGCCATTAGTATTGAAGGTGTAACTTACAGAAGCATTTTTAAAAGTCACGAGGAAGATGCATTGTCAATGTACATAGCGAAGGAATGTGTCGATAAGGCCTTCGTAACCATATCAGTACTTTGCAATAAGGTGTATGATTTCTGTGTGATGTATGATATTTCCCGTCCACCTGCTTGGGATTTGAACCAGTCAGCTGACAATGAATGGTTCCAAGGATTCATGAGAAGACATCCATTTTATAACTGGAACactgttattaataataatgaaagtagaATTCTTAAGCCATGTGATAAATTAATAGACAAAATTGAATTTATTTCAGTACCACAAACACCaacagaggaaaatgaagaagataaaaagtcTGTGTTATGTGATATTGCATTGGATCATAATTATGCTCTAAGTACAATTCCTCAACCTCTATAG
- the LOC135107418 gene encoding uncharacterized protein LOC135107418 isoform X1: MSREMNERFQKFRDQMSPIRQLLLSGKYPAKMSRNDKRQLRKQRETFKIKDDKLYRSRRGKWVEIITTPSEAYEKMKLIHETNQGHIGIVKTKSRIAMKYYWHGMSQDVINYITFCQTCQQSEKFKRHAHTSSQKVSDPLEVEEMDLSENLASAEGKPDVTKLPFKNVRVQMRKASDYVTCFVPTCMNTTRTAPGKWFIAVPRNKTKRRDWWLSVGRSFPVLKNDYYCCEDHFNLEEDTTNYLYTKMMGGKLTIKKGVVPHIFHCHEEYLPQEDIIKLLKENLSETSSLEDNDDAERCEAHILEPLVKHVGVQTSKLHFRNELSDEWIEFDQDASILSCLTQYDELQRRVSSNNSSISVFSDPLETYESMSDLAHSSINESDDEEEEEEFEDPAVLLATGKGTQLMKLLRKYRKEKKFSSAPLRECQSSPATRRQCPVDDAPQCMTQTSDQHTTLEKSEVLPQHDPFAISIEGVTYRSIFKSHEEDALSMYIAKECVDKAFVTISVLCNKVYDFCVMYDISRPPAWDLNQSADNEWFQGFMRRHPFYNWNTVINNNESRILKPCDKLIDKIEFISVPQTPTEENEEDKKSVLCDIALDHNYALSTIPQPL; the protein is encoded by the exons ATGTCTCGTGAAATGAATGAGCGTTTCCAGAAATTTAGGGATCAAATGTCCCCTATTCGGCAACTTTTACTGAGTGGAAAGTATCCTGCAAAAATGAGCAGGAATGATAAGAGACAATtgagaaaacaaagggaaacttTCAAGATAAAAG ATGACAAGTTATATCGAAGCAGAAGAGGGAAATGGGTGGAAATTATAACTACACCATCAGAAGCATATGAAAAAATGAAGCTCATCCATGAAACCAATCAGGGTCACATTGGCATTGTGAAAACAAAGAGTAGGATTGCCATGAAGTATTACTGGCATGGCATGTCACAGGATGTCATTAATTAT ATAACATTTTGCCAAACATGCCAGCAATCAGAGAAATTCAAAAGACATGCTCATACTTCGAGTCAAAAGGTGTCTGACCCCTTGGAAGTTGAGGAGATGGATCTGAGTG AAAATTTGGCAAGTGCAGAGGGCAAACCAGATGTTACTAAGCTTCCTTTCAAGAATGTGAGAGTACAG ATGCGTAAGGCAAGTGACTACGTTACCTGCTTTGTACCAACGTGCATGAACACTACAAGGACAGCACCAGGCAAATGGTTTATAGCTGTACCCAGAAACAAGACCAAAAGGAGGGACTGGTGGCTCAGTGTTGGCCGTAGCTTTCCTGTGCTGAAAAATGACTATTACTGCTGTGAAGACCATTTTAAT CTTGAAGAAGATACTACAAACTACCTTTACACAAAGATGATGGGTGGGAAgcttacaataaaaaaaggtgTCGTTCCTCACATATTTCACTGCCATGAGGAATATCTGCCACAGGAAGATATTATAAAACTACTTAAAGAGAATCTCTCAG aAACTTCAAGTttggaggataatgatgatgctgaGAGATGTGAAGCACACATTTTAGAGCCTCTTGTCAAGCACGTTGGAGTACAG aCTTCCAAGTTGCACTTTAGGAATGAACTTTCTGACGAGTGGATAGAGTTTGATCAAGATGCATCAATCCTCTCCTGCTTGACTCAGTATGATG AACTACAAAGAAGAGTTTCATCAAACAACTCATCAATCAGTGTCTTCAGTGATCCCTTGGAAACTTATGAATCCATGTCAGATTTGGCTCACAGTTCTATAAATGaaagtgatgatgaagaagaagaagaagaatttgaagATCCTGCTGTTCTCCTTGCAACAG gTAAAGGAACTCAGTTGATGAAGCTTCTGAGGAAGtacagaaaggagaagaaattcTCATCAGCTCCATTACGAGAGTGCCAATCATCTCCAGCAACGAGAAGGCA GTGTCCAGTAGATGATGCTCCACAATGTATG aCACAGACTAGTGATCAGCATACCACTTTGGAGAAAAGTGAAGTTCTTCCTCAGCATGACCCTTTTGCCATTAGTATTGAAGGTGTAACTTACAGAAGCATTTTTAAAAGTCACGAGGAAGATGCATTGTCAATGTACATAGCGAAGGAATGTGTCGATAAGGCCTTCGTAACCATATCAGTACTTTGCAATAAGGTGTATGATTTCTGTGTGATGTATGATATTTCCCGTCCACCTGCTTGGGATTTGAACCAGTCAGCTGACAATGAATGGTTCCAAGGATTCATGAGAAGACATCCATTTTATAACTGGAACactgttattaataataatgaaagtagaATTCTTAAGCCATGTGATAAATTAATAGACAAAATTGAATTTATTTCAGTACCACAAACACCaacagaggaaaatgaagaagataaaaagtcTGTGTTATGTGATATTGCATTGGATCATAATTATGCTCTAAGTACAATTCCTCAACCTCTATAG
- the LOC135107419 gene encoding transmembrane protein 129-like isoform X3, translating to MISGVLMISLIYWMCGLMVVFPPCAAVAAGFTIEGLLDQWLGSESITFIQYHMRRTAVTCILHSMLLPGYVVTLMMTKPWIFDFLDVHYHSQASTLLLLASLLPSAVVGWIVSNWWSSGWHKHPLATSLVVYAPNNSPDAWKSVAADINTEYRRVDKFTSGVSSVYRVVATDNWLMKVTTYRVQLIHLRDAVLSLEGSHITQGPVRATPTPAQQLTINVMSVREGVPAFCIRLSSVEFGELELKAVNPIVNARQIVIQQSLSDLFLETFTKTIRLNPTATPPSSTPANVSLERRCNATGSSTGCQECRCRPMWCVSCLGKWFASRQDQHHPESWLASRAPCPTCRSTFCLLDVSLIA from the exons ATGATATCTGGAGTGCTAATGATATCGCTGATATACTGGATGTGTGGCTTGATGGTGGTGTTCCCCCCATgtgcagcagtagcagcaggatTCACCATAGAGGGACTGCTGGATCAATGGTTGGGGAGCGAGTCCATCACCTTCATCCAGTACCACATGCGCAGGACAGCTGTGACCTGTATTCTCCACTCCATGCTGCTGCCTG GATATGTGGTGACTTTAATGATGACCAAGCCATGGATTTTTGATTTCCTGGATGTGCACTACCACTCTCAAGCCTCCACCCTTCTTCTCCTGGCATCTTTACTCCCAAGTGCTGTTGTGGGCTGGATTGTGTCtaactggtggagcagtggatGGCATAAGCACCCTCTAGCAACCAGTCTTGTAGTCTATGCCCCAAACAACTCTCCAGATGCATGGAAGTCTGTGGCAGCTGATATCAACACTGAGTACAGGAG GGTGGACAAATTTACCAGTGGTGTATCAAGTGTGTACAGAGTGGTGGCCACAGACAACTGGCTGATGAAGGTGACAACTTATCGAGTACAGTTGATTCACTTGAGGGATGCTGTGCTCTCTCTGGAGGGCAGCCACATCACTCAGGGCCCAGTACGTGCAACACCCACACCTGCACAGCAGCTGACCATCAATGTCATGTCTGTCAGGGAAGGAGTACCTGCTTTCTGCATCAG GCTCAGTTCTGTGGAGTTTGGTGAGCTTGAGCTTAAAGCAGTCAATCCAATTGTCAATGCCCGCCAGATTGTCATCCAGCAGAGCCTTTCTGACCTCTTCCTGGAGACCTTCACTAAGACCATCCGCCTCAACCCTACAGCCACACCACCCTCCAGT ACCCCTGCAAATGTAAGTTTGGAGCGACGCTGTAATGCCACAGGGAGCAGTACTGGATGTCAGGAATGCCGCTGTCGACCTATGTGGTGTGTGTCCTGCCTTGGTAAATG GTTTGCCTCCCGTCAAGATCAGCACCACCCTGAGTCATGGCTGGCTTCCCGCGCTCCCTGCCCAACCTGCCGCTCCACTTTCTGCCTGTTGGATGTCTCTCTCATAGCGTAG